DNA sequence from the Deltaproteobacteria bacterium genome:
CATCTTGAATCTGTTCGCCCGCAACAAGAAAGTACTCGTTTATTTCTCTCCGACTAGGAGTTTCTATACGGTCAAGGATAAGCAAGACGTGTCGAAATTGCTCGAACAATGCGACCCGGACTCATTAAGGAAATTTGATCAAGCTTTAGGAATTGATCAGCGGATCAACTCAAGGCAACAGAAGCTAAACCTTGCCTAACAAACCCTTGAACATGGACCGGTGTTTCCGCTGGCGCTTCATAGCCGCAAGTGATCCTGGGCGTTGGCCCAAGGAGTAGGAATGAAGCGTACATGCGATCAGATCAAATTGTCATTGATTTTATTTCAAAACAGTCTCATATTAGTGCAATAAGCCGGCTTTTTTCACTCCTCAATAAAATATAATTTATTTAATCATTTCTTTATATTAAACCTTTTCCCGGTATACCGCCGTTTTACTCTCCCCCCCCATTTGAGCAGCTCACCTGACCCATGCCCGAACGTAATAAAGGCAGGGCTCCTTAGGGGAAAACCCTGCCTTTTGATACGCGAGAACTTAGTTTTTTAAAAATTCATTTAGGCCCAAGTGTTTCCATTAATGGGCTCTTTTTTTCCTTTGCCACAAGGTAAGCAAGATGATGGCAGAAAGCAGGGCCAAGACGGCCAGCGGGACGGTATGCGGGACTCCGGCCGCGGTGGTTACAAAGCAGTTGGCGCCGAACAAACTCCCTTTGCTCGCAACAAAAGTTCCATTCTCCCCATAACTGGTTCCATTCGTGTTAGTGGCGACCAGCCGGTAATGATAGACCTTGGTGAAATCCAGCCCGGCGCCATCCTCATCAATGAAAGCGGTGACTTCGTGGAACAAGGTTCCTGATCCAATGGATGTCTGCGCTGTGGTAAAGCCGTAACTGGTGGAATATCCCCACTCAAAAAAGAACGTGGTCTCTTCACCGTTCGGATTGACGGTCCCCTTCAAAGTCGCGGATTCACCGCTCACAGCGACCTCGGCCGGGCGCGTCTCCACCCAGGGACTATCTGTCTGCCGCTCGGCCCGGACTGACCCGCTGGCAATGGCGTAGAGATTACCGTCGTCAGACCCGACGTAGACCGTTCCGTCAGAACCAATGGCTGGAGAGGAGTTCACGAGGTGTCCCGTGTCGCACACCCATTTCTCGGTCCCATCAGGGTTGATGGCGTAAACCCTGCCCCATGATCCCACATAAATCGTTCCATCCGGGCCGATGGCCGGGGCGCCGTTCACAGAGCCAGGGCCACCCGCTTCATATGTCCACTGAAGCGTACCGTCCGGGTTGATGGCATAAAGCCTGTCAAAGGAGCCTAAATAAATAGTCCCGTCAGCACCCACGGCTGGAGGAGTCTCCACCGGCTTTCCTGTCTCAAAGGCCCACTTCCGGGTCCCGTCCGGGTTGACGGCGTAGAGACTGCCATCGTCTGACCCCACATAAATCGTCCCGTCAGAGGCAATAACCGGGGAGGAGCTCACCGCACCATTAGTTTCAAACGCCCACTTCTGGGTGCCGTCCGCTACCGATGACGCAAATGGAAACAACAATATTATCAGCAGGAAGGCAGCGGCCAAAAATATAAACTGATACCTGGCCTTGTTTCTCAACACTTCTCTCTCCTTTCTGTCCAACGTTACCGAGCTGGTGTCTAACTGGAAACGCCTTCCCCATATAGAGGAAGCTCATGTTTTATCCAGCCGCTAAAGGACATGCGGTTCCCAGAGTCTGGATTAAAAATCTATATAAATCCTTATCCCTTACCGGCCTCGGGTCTGAGTTCTTTAACTATCTTAAACACCTGGCGCGGTGAAATTCTTTTATCCCAAAAGTCAGGGCGACTCGTCAATATTAAAAGTTTTTCGTAAGGTTACGTTATCACAAAAATATTAAAATCTCAACTAGTTTTCCCTTGAGTGTCAATAGCAAATTAAAATGTCCGGTGTTCATAGCACATTAAATGTCCGGTTGCTTTTTTTTGGTTTCTGTTTATCATTCAATTGCACCATGTGAGGATAGGGCCACACTAGGGAGCGGCCCAAAGGCAGGCAAGGCATTATGTTGGGAAGGAGCCTAACCGGAGGATGGTGTCCCTTTTAAACAGGGCGTCGTTTCTTTGAGGATAATCCAGGTTGTAATGAAGTCCCCGGCTCTCTTTCCGTGAAAGCGCGCTTTCAATAATAAGTTCGGCCACCATGGCGATGTTCCTCAGTTCGATCAGATCGCTGGTGATGAGGAAGTTCCAGTAGTATTCGTCTATCTCTTTC
Encoded proteins:
- a CDS encoding PQQ-like beta-propeller repeat protein — protein: MWGRRFQLDTSSVTLDRKEREVLRNKARYQFIFLAAAFLLIILLFPFASSVADGTQKWAFETNGAVSSSPVIASDGTIYVGSDDGSLYAVNPDGTRKWAFETGKPVETPPAVGADGTIYLGSFDRLYAINPDGTLQWTYEAGGPGSVNGAPAIGPDGTIYVGSWGRVYAINPDGTEKWVCDTGHLVNSSPAIGSDGTVYVGSDDGNLYAIASGSVRAERQTDSPWVETRPAEVAVSGESATLKGTVNPNGEETTFFFEWGYSTSYGFTTAQTSIGSGTLFHEVTAFIDEDGAGLDFTKVYHYRLVATNTNGTSYGENGTFVASKGSLFGANCFVTTAAGVPHTVPLAVLALLSAIILLTLWQRKKRAH